Proteins from one Shewanella pealeana ATCC 700345 genomic window:
- a CDS encoding GNAT family N-acetyltransferase, with the protein MIRFAKKSDTGKVWQLRTEAILTSCVPDYSAEITSKWANSPMPQEFDQILLKLKALVFEQDGKLLGFGFIDVETASLESLFVAPQSVGKGVGKALTIELERQALASGLNKLSLSSSLNAQGFYQSLGYVASAPSTWIHPLGFELACVPMSKVLN; encoded by the coding sequence ATGATACGTTTCGCTAAAAAATCAGATACAGGCAAAGTGTGGCAGTTGCGGACCGAGGCAATCTTAACCTCATGTGTACCTGATTACTCCGCTGAAATCACCAGCAAGTGGGCTAACTCGCCTATGCCACAAGAGTTCGACCAGATACTGCTAAAGCTTAAGGCGCTGGTATTTGAACAAGATGGCAAACTACTCGGCTTTGGTTTTATCGATGTGGAGACCGCGAGTCTTGAGTCTCTGTTTGTTGCACCGCAAAGTGTAGGTAAAGGCGTCGGTAAAGCTCTGACTATTGAGCTTGAGCGACAAGCCCTTGCTTCTGGGCTTAACAAGCTATCACTCTCTTCCTCTTTGAATGCTCAAGGTTTCTACCAAAGTTTAGGTTATGTGGCCAGTGCACCAAGTACTTGGATACACCCTCTGGGTTTCGAGCTCGCTTGCGTGCCTATGTCTAAAGTTCTTAATTAA